A single Bacillus sp. OxB-1 DNA region contains:
- a CDS encoding major capsid protein — translation MTKIDIFEPRTMLKFVERMSKPNTFLRDTFFKNREYSTTDKVDIDIKKGSRKIAPFVNERIGGKLVENSGFKTETFAPPLVAPYKVTTAADIMKRSMGENIYSAKSPDERAAEKLVKDLLELEEMVTRREEVMCAQALFHGQIIVQGEGLGYEIGFNFTNKQTLSGTDKWNDPASKPLADLKRWQRTVQQRGHVTGDIVIMAADVVDTFINHKDVQGILNLRHLKVGDLNIETLPNGVTYIGQIPGIGKIYEYNEYYLDEDGHMKPMVPEGTVTLLSSSAEFAMAYASITIAKDDELTTFEAERVPDTWIEKNPARQIAQLNSKPLPIPKEVDSWFVAKVQ, via the coding sequence ATGACAAAGATTGATATTTTTGAACCACGCACCATGCTTAAATTTGTTGAGCGTATGTCTAAACCAAACACCTTTTTACGGGATACATTCTTTAAAAACCGCGAATATTCCACCACGGATAAAGTGGATATCGACATTAAGAAAGGAAGCCGTAAGATTGCGCCATTCGTAAATGAAAGAATCGGCGGAAAGCTTGTGGAGAATTCCGGATTCAAGACTGAGACATTTGCACCTCCATTAGTCGCGCCATATAAAGTTACGACCGCTGCGGATATCATGAAGCGATCAATGGGTGAAAATATTTATTCAGCTAAATCGCCTGATGAACGCGCAGCCGAGAAGCTGGTTAAAGATTTATTGGAATTGGAAGAAATGGTGACACGTCGGGAAGAGGTAATGTGCGCCCAAGCTCTATTCCATGGGCAGATTATCGTCCAAGGGGAAGGGTTAGGTTATGAAATTGGTTTTAATTTCACCAACAAGCAGACCTTATCCGGAACCGATAAATGGAATGACCCAGCATCCAAGCCACTCGCGGATCTCAAACGCTGGCAACGGACAGTCCAACAAAGGGGGCATGTCACAGGCGATATCGTCATCATGGCTGCGGACGTAGTTGACACGTTCATCAATCATAAAGATGTCCAAGGCATCTTGAATCTGCGTCATTTAAAAGTTGGCGACTTGAATATTGAGACTTTGCCAAATGGCGTGACATACATTGGCCAAATTCCGGGCATCGGAAAAATTTACGAATATAACGAGTACTATTTAGACGAAGACGGTCACATGAAGCCGATGGTTCCAGAAGGAACTGTGACACTCCTTTCATCTTCCGCTGAGTTTGCCATGGCATATGCGTCAATTACTATTGCCAAAGATGATGAGCTCACAACATTCGAAGCGGAACGTGTACCAGATACGTGGATTGAAAAGAATCCTGCTCGTCAAATCGCCCAATTGAATTCAAAACCTTTGCCGATTCCTAAAGAAGTCGATAGCTGGTTTGTGGCAAAAGTACAATAA